TGCGGACGTTTCCTTTCCCTGCTGGCGGTGGGATTCGGCACGGTGCTGGTGCTGAGGGGTGGGGGCATCGGCGGGCTCTGGCTGATCCTGCTGGGTTGGTTTGGCCTCGGTGCCGCCCGCAATCAACTTCAGGTGCTGGCGCTTCAGAAGGCCCTGCGGGACCTCAAAGTGCGGGATGCGGCCAAGCGCCGCTTCCGGGTGTTGGAATCCAGCACCAGCCTGCGGGAGCTCAGCCGCGTGCGCATGGCCGACGATGACGGCAATGGCGACTGGCTGCTGGTCTGTGATCGGGGCCGCTGGCAGGGGGTGATCGACGATGAGCCGCTCAAGGCCCTGCCGGTGCAGCGCTGGGATGGGGAGCGCCTGGGTGACCATCTCAAGCCGCTCAGCAGCCTCTCCAGCATTCGCGAGGATGCGCCCCTGTGGGAGGCCGCCCTGCAACTGGATGAACCCGACCTCAGGCGGCTGCTGGTGCTCAGCGCCGCTGGGCTCCCCAGCGGCACCCTGGAGCGCTCCGACCTCTCCGAAGCGGTGCTTTCGCGCATGGGCTTGAAATTGCCGAAGGCGCTGGTGGAGGCCGCCCAACGCCAGGGGGGCTATCCCCTCGGCCTGGCCCTTGGACAGGTGGCCCGCTCGATGCTGGCCAGCGGCGAAACCGTCGCCGAGCCCACCACCGGCCCTCAGGTCCCCGCTTCGCCCCAGCGGTAGCGCTCCCGGCGGGCCTCGATCTGGGCCAGCTCACGGCTCTCCAGGGGCCGACTGATCAGCTCACCTTCCACCAGGTGGGTGACCGCCGTTCGGAGCAGCAACGTTTCGAGCTCCTGATCCGGCAACGGCATCGGGGGAAGGAGCGGCGGCGGCTGGCCGAACACCTGCCGCCAGAGCGTCTCGGGCGGATCCAGCAGCAGGCTGCCGTGCTGCAGCAGGCGGCCCCGTCGCCAGAGCTGGGCACTGCCCACGCGCTTGGCGCCGCCTGCATGCACCAGGTCGGCGGCCGTGCTGGTGGCAAAGCAGCTGCTGCGCTGGCCGTTGGCGGCCGCCGTACCCAGGAGCAGGGGTTGCCCAAGCACGGCGAAGGCCTCGCGCAGCCAGGCGCAGGCCTGCCGGTAGGCAAGCGGGCGTGACGCGGGAGGATCGGGCCAGAGCAGGGCATAGGTGAGGCAGCCGGCATGGAGCACGGCACGTCCGCCCGAGGGGCGCCGCACAAGCTCGATGCCCGCCTCGGCCGGCAGATCAGCCCAGTGGGGCTGCAGGCTGCGCTGGTGCCAGCCCAGCGACAGGGTGGGGCGCGACCAGCGGTAGAGCCGCAGCACGGGCCCACTGCGGCCCGCCACCAGCTCATCGAGCAACCAGTCGTCGATGGCCATCTGCC
Above is a genomic segment from Cyanobium sp. ATX 6F1 containing:
- a CDS encoding lipoyl protein ligase domain-containing protein; translated protein: MAIDDWLLDELVAGRSGPVLRLYRWSRPTLSLGWHQRSLQPHWADLPAEAGIELVRRPSGGRAVLHAGCLTYALLWPDPPASRPLAYRQACAWLREAFAVLGQPLLLGTAAANGQRSSCFATSTAADLVHAGGAKRVGSAQLWRRGRLLQHGSLLLDPPETLWRQVFGQPPPLLPPMPLPDQELETLLLRTAVTHLVEGELISRPLESRELAQIEARRERYRWGEAGT
- a CDS encoding site-2 protease family protein, encoding MGEGWQLMTIRGIPLRIHPSWFVILALATLGFQERYGQELAGSASAGSLWVLAFLTALLLFVSVLLHELGHSFVAMAQGVKVRSITLFLLGGVASVERESTTPWGALVVAVAGPVVSLLLAAGLIASTHLLAHVSPLLGAMAAELGVLNLVLGLFNLLPGLPLDGGLIVKALVWQATGSQRKGVKVAVGCGRFLSLLAVGFGTVLVLRGGGIGGLWLILLGWFGLGAARNQLQVLALQKALRDLKVRDAAKRRFRVLESSTSLRELSRVRMADDDGNGDWLLVCDRGRWQGVIDDEPLKALPVQRWDGERLGDHLKPLSSLSSIREDAPLWEAALQLDEPDLRRLLVLSAAGLPSGTLERSDLSEAVLSRMGLKLPKALVEAAQRQGGYPLGLALGQVARSMLASGETVAEPTTGPQVPASPQR